Below is a genomic region from Mycolicibacter hiberniae.
GGTGCCGTCGTCGCGGCGGAAGCTGCGGCGCAGGGTGCCTTCGTAGTGGGCGCCCAGCCGAGCGATGGCTTGTTGCGATCGATGGTTTCGGGTGTCGGTCTTGAGCTGGATCCGCCCGGCGTGCAGGGTGTCGAAGGCGTAGCCGAACAGCAGCAGTTTGGCTTCGGGATTGACCGCGGTCGCCCACATCGCAGGGTTGTAGAGCGTGAAGCCGACTTCGAGCCAGGCGTCGCGCGGGTGTGCGTCCAGGAACGAGGTCGTCCCGACCACCGCCCCCGCGGCAAGCCCGCCGATGCTGCGGCGGGTGCGCACCACCCAGGGTTGCCAGTCGGCGAGGTCGCATCGTTGCTGCAGAGTCGCGCGGAAGTCCGCGAGGCCGGTGGGGCGGCCGGGCACGTGCGCCCACACCGCGTCGTGATCCAGCGCCGCCAGCAACTCCGCGGCATCGGTCTGCGGATCCAGGGCCGATAACCGGATCGCTTCCCCGATCAGTTCCGTGCCGGCCGGCACGGGCCAGGTCATCTCCGGCCAGGCGGTGTCG
It encodes:
- a CDS encoding GNAT family N-acetyltransferase, whose translation is MAHSDELQRFTPVTDPRPHDTAWPEMTWPVPAGTELIGEAIRLSALDPQTDAAELLAALDHDAVWAHVPGRPTGLADFRATLQQRCDLADWQPWVVRTRRSIGGLAAGAVVGTTSFLDAHPRDAWLEVGFTLYNPAMWATAVNPEAKLLLFGYAFDTLHAGRIQLKTDTRNHRSQQAIARLGAHYEGTLRRSFRRDDGTIRDSVLFSITAEDWPEVRRRLAQRIQRATA